A single window of Pseudarthrobacter psychrotolerans DNA harbors:
- a CDS encoding TSUP family transporter, giving the protein MISGFESIQLTTIILIVVAGFAAGWVDAVVGGGGLLQLPAMLLVPGITPVQALATNKMGSIFGTTTSAVTYYGRVKPDLRTAVPMAVIALAGSFAGAVLAANLPASVFKPIIVVALVVVALFTALKPNVGDITVLRHDGRTHYVVACLIGAVIGFYDGLIGPGTGSFLIIALVSAMGYAFLEASAKAKIVNMATNAGALLFFLPHGSILWGVGLLLGLANMAGGYLGARTAVKQGSRFIRVVFLLVVGALIIKLGLDVWQENFA; this is encoded by the coding sequence GTGATCTCGGGGTTCGAGTCGATCCAGCTCACCACAATCATCCTGATTGTGGTGGCTGGATTTGCTGCCGGCTGGGTGGACGCCGTGGTGGGTGGCGGCGGTCTGCTCCAGCTGCCGGCCATGCTTCTGGTACCCGGGATCACGCCGGTCCAGGCCTTGGCCACCAACAAGATGGGGTCTATTTTCGGCACCACCACGAGTGCGGTGACGTACTACGGGCGGGTGAAACCGGACCTTCGGACCGCCGTGCCCATGGCGGTGATCGCCCTTGCCGGCAGCTTCGCCGGGGCGGTGCTGGCCGCCAACCTGCCTGCGAGTGTCTTCAAGCCGATCATCGTGGTGGCGCTGGTCGTCGTCGCGCTTTTTACGGCGCTGAAGCCCAACGTCGGTGACATCACCGTGCTGCGGCACGATGGTCGCACGCACTACGTGGTGGCGTGCCTGATCGGGGCGGTGATCGGCTTCTATGACGGCCTGATCGGTCCGGGCACCGGTTCCTTCCTCATCATCGCGCTCGTCTCGGCGATGGGCTACGCCTTCCTGGAGGCAAGCGCCAAGGCCAAGATCGTGAACATGGCCACCAACGCAGGCGCCCTGCTGTTCTTCCTGCCCCATGGATCAATCCTGTGGGGCGTCGGCCTGCTGCTTGGCCTGGCCAACATGGCCGGCGGATACCTGGGCGCACGGACCGCGGTGAAGCAGGGCAGCCGCTTCATCCGCGTTGTATTCCTCCTGGTGGTGGGTGCCCTGATCATCAAACTCGGCCTCGACGTCTGGCAGGAAAACTTCGCCTGA